The genome window ACGCGCCACGTCGGCGGCGCGATAGGGGTGGTGATCGGCAAAACACATCTCGCCGGCGATGGTCATTCCCTGCGCGGCAACATCTGCCCGCACCCGCTCCGGCCGCGCCACCCCGCACACGACCAGCAGGCGTGCCCCGGCGAGCACCGCATCGCCCGCGACCCGCTCGAGTCCGATTTGCCGGCGCATGCCCAGCGCCACCGTTTGTGGAGAAAGCCAGCGCGCCACGCGCGACCGTGCCGCGTCCACCGCCGCCTCATCGTCGGCGCCGTTGAAGACCACCACGTCCGCCCGCCGCAGGGCGTCCGGCCGTTCGCGCAGGCTCCCCGCGGGCAGCAGGCGCCCGCTGCCGAGCGGCCGCTCCGCGTCCAGCAGCACCATGTCGAGACTGCGCGCGAGCGACCACGACTGGAAGGCGTCGTCCACCACCACCACGTCCGCACCCATGCGGGCCACCGTGTCCACCGCGCGCCGCTTGTCGCCCCCCACCGCGATGATCGCCGCCGGCACGCGCATAGCCACCAGCGCCGCCTCGTCACCGATCTCGCGTTCAATCGCCGGCGACCCCTTGCGATCGAGTATGCGCACGCCACCGCTGCCCTCAGGAAAGGTGTCGTCGTGGGCCGGGACCACGGTGACGTGGGGTCCGCGCGCTGCGGCGCAACCGTAGCCACGGCTCACGTACGCTACCCTGCGGCCTGCCGCCGACGCGCCCTCAAGCAGGTGCATGGCGAGCGGTGTCTTCCCGCTCCCCCCCACCTCGAGATTGCCCACCACGATGACCCGCGCCGCGGCGGGTCCCTCCGTGCGCCGCCGCAAGCCCAGCACGCGCGACAACGCGAGCCCGGCGCCGTAGAGCGCCGCCAACGGCGCCAGCGCGGGAACACCCGCCCGCAGACGCGCGCCCGCGTCACGCGCCAACATCGCGGTCGGCCTCCTGGGTGATGCGGTCGAGAATGCTCCCCACCTCGAGGCACTTCGCTTCCAGCATCGCATCGCCGGCGTCCGCCGGCACCACCACCGGGGTCCCGTAGCGGAGCATTACCCGCGTCCCCGGGTAGGGCAGCTGAAACCGGTCCCACGAGGCGAACGTCTTGTGGTGTCGTGACGCCGAGGTAAAGGGGATGATGGCGCTGCCGGTGATCCTGGCAATCTGCACCGCCCCCGGCTTGACGACGTGGCGCGGGCCACGCGGACCGTCCACGGTGATGCCGATGTCCTGCCCGCCGCGGATCACATTCACCAGTTCCATGACCGCGCGCGCCCCCCCGCGCGTGCTGGAACCGCGCACGTGACCATAGCCGAGGCGCTGCAGGGTTCGCCCCAGCAGTTCGCCGTCGGCGTGCTGGCTGGCCAGGATGGCTGCGCGGCGTCCGCGATAGGCGTGAACCAGCGGGAGCAGACGGTCGTGCCAGAAGGCGAAAATGAGGAAGGGCGAATGCCGGCGCGCCGCCGCCAGATGCTCCTCGCCGCCGGTCCGGATTCTCCAGCTCGCGCCCAGCGCGCGAATCACCCCCGCACCCAGCACCGGCATCAGCGTCATGCGCACACTCATGGCTGCTTCCCCGT of Candidatus Krumholzibacteriia bacterium contains these proteins:
- the lpxK gene encoding tetraacyldisaccharide 4'-kinase, whose product is MLARDAGARLRAGVPALAPLAALYGAGLALSRVLGLRRRTEGPAAARVIVVGNLEVGGSGKTPLAMHLLEGASAAGRRVAYVSRGYGCAAARGPHVTVVPAHDDTFPEGSGGVRILDRKGSPAIEREIGDEAALVAMRVPAAIIAVGGDKRRAVDTVARMGADVVVVDDAFQSWSLARSLDMVLLDAERPLGSGRLLPAGSLRERPDALRRADVVVFNGADDEAAVDAARSRVARWLSPQTVALGMRRQIGLERVAGDAVLAGARLLVVCGVARPERVRADVAAQGMTIAGEMCFADHHPYRAADVARIHAAAAGAGADGVVVTEKDWVKLRRFEWGIAVWVARLHVSVTGADEGLWQRVVR
- a CDS encoding lysophospholipid acyltransferase family protein — protein: MSVRMTLMPVLGAGVIRALGASWRIRTGGEEHLAAARRHSPFLIFAFWHDRLLPLVHAYRGRRAAILASQHADGELLGRTLQRLGYGHVRGSSTRGGARAVMELVNVIRGGQDIGITVDGPRGPRHVVKPGAVQIARITGSAIIPFTSASRHHKTFASWDRFQLPYPGTRVMLRYGTPVVVPADAGDAMLEAKCLEVGSILDRITQEADRDVGA